The window gtatgtagtattaacaaataaaaatatttattataaaataaatataaaatttactaatttattagaaactaaaaaaaatgtcaaggattaaaaataaaatttttattttattaaagactcattacaaaataaaatttatcaaaaaacaaaaataaaatcaaatatttattagaaattaaaaatatatttagacacaaataatataatatacggCATCAAAATGGAGACAAACAAAATGTACAATCAGGTGTGCCATGAAACCTGTGTACTAGCCTTCATCTCAGCCACACAAATCTAACAGCCCACATCTAACGGACCTTATTACTTGTGTGCCGTGCAAGATCCACACAACTTGTGCACCTTAGAATCAGTCGTAAGTCAAAAACATACATCTTTGGTTTTTGGTAATTTGAAAGCTAAGAGAAGGTTTTTGGTTTGTGATTTCATGCCTAATGGCAGCCTCATTTATCAATTGTCTCTTGCTGGGGCTAATAGGCTAACGTGGCCACAAAGAAAGAACATAATCCTTGATGTGGCTAAGGGGCTTGCTTATTTGCATTATGAAATCAAACCCCCAATTTATCACCGTGACATAAAGGCTACCAACATACTTTTGGATTCCAAAATGAATGCTAAATTGGCGGATTTTAGCTTGGCCAAACAAGGTAGTGAAATCCAATCTCATCTCACCACAAGGGTTGCTGGCACATATGGTTACTTGGCACCAAAGTATGCTCTTTATGGACAACTAACAGAGAAGAGTGATGTATACAGTTTTGGTATTGTCATCCTG of the Glycine max cultivar Williams 82 chromosome 13, Glycine_max_v4.0, whole genome shotgun sequence genome contains:
- the LOC100799953 gene encoding probable receptor-like protein kinase At1g11050 encodes the protein MPNGSLIYQLSLAGANRLTWPQRKNIILDVAKGLAYLHYEIKPPIYHRDIKATNILLDSKMNAKLADFSLAKQGSEIQSHLTTRVAGTYGYLAPKYALYGQLTEKSDVYSFGIVILETISSRKVFDNLNSSMDSITDWVWTLVESGMMDEILDESIKR